In Bacillus cytotoxicus NVH 391-98, the following are encoded in one genomic region:
- a CDS encoding LysE/ArgO family amino acid transporter has product MEAMIHGIILAFGLILPLGVQNIFVFSQGATQPRFIRALPATITAALCDTFLILLAVFGLSVIVLQFQWLRLSLMIVGILFLLYMGYVIWKSKPTTNESNKALSIRQQVIFALSVSLLNPHAILDTVAVIGTSALKYAGTEQIFFAIACITVSWIWFFGLTLAGTVIKNLDSTGSLINIFNKCSALFIWGTAVYLFIGLI; this is encoded by the coding sequence ATGGAAGCCATGATTCATGGAATTATTTTAGCATTCGGACTTATTCTACCTTTAGGAGTACAAAATATATTTGTATTTTCACAAGGAGCCACACAGCCAAGATTCATTCGAGCACTTCCGGCTACTATTACGGCTGCACTATGTGACACATTTTTAATTCTTTTAGCTGTCTTTGGACTATCCGTTATCGTTTTGCAATTTCAATGGCTACGTCTTAGTCTAATGATTGTAGGAATCTTATTTTTACTCTACATGGGATATGTTATTTGGAAGTCTAAACCAACAACGAATGAATCAAACAAAGCATTATCGATTCGTCAACAAGTGATTTTTGCTTTATCAGTTTCTCTATTAAATCCTCATGCCATTTTAGATACCGTCGCTGTTATTGGAACAAGTGCATTAAAATATGCCGGAACAGAACAAATTTTTTTCGCAATTGCATGTATTACAGTATCTTGGATTTGGTTCTTTGGATTAACGCTCGCTGGTACGGTTATAAAAAATCTAGATAGTACAGGTAGTTTAATCAATATATTCAATAAATGCTCTGCCTTGTTTATTTGGGGAACTGCCGTTTATCTTTTTATCGGATTGATATAA